The nucleotide sequence TCCCCGGACTCCATCGCGTTGCCCGTGAGGATGTCGAACGGCAGCaagagcgtcgcgacgcagaCGCGCAGGACGAACACGAAGGACCGCTGCGCGGTGGGCCAACCcatgcgcgcggtggaggtgcGTCGCAGCTGCGCCTCGATTCGCTTGCGCATTTTTCGGTAGCCCGGGTaggccttggcggccttgTAGCGCGCGTACTCAGCCTCGGTCACCCCACCCATGGCGTCCGTGgcgggcgacccgcgcgcgtcccctgtgatgacgcgctccgcgacgcgtttTTCCCGGAGCTTCCGACGAAACACGATTTgttggcgagctccgcgggcgcTCGACACATCGGCGGTCGACGGATCGGCCGACCACGCCGAGGGGAGCCGGTGGAAGatcgacggcatcgacggtgcgcggagacgaccgagatgacgcccgcgagcggctGTCTGGTGATCATGTGCGGCGTGCCGTGCAGCGGCaagtccaccgccgccgccgagctcgcgtccgctCTCCGGGAGAAGGGGATCAGGGTGACGGTGGTGGACGAGCCGTCGCTGCACCTGCATCGCAACGCGGGGTACGCCAACGGCCACGTCGAAAAGAACACCCGCGGACTCCTCAAGGCCACCGTGGACCGGTCCCTCCACAGAGACGGTCCGGTGGTCATCGTGGATGCGTGCAACGGCATCAAGGGGTATCGATACGAGCTCTGGTGCATCGCGAGGCAGGTTGGCGCCAGGTCGTGCGTCGTGCACTGCGATACCCCGGAAGAAGACGCACGCGCCTGGAACGAAGCGCGCAGGGGGtcgggcggctcgagcgacgacgaccgcgccgcggcttcgaccccaacgtccgccgccgagtgggGCGGGTGGGACGCGAAGATCTTCGACGACTTGGCGTTCAGGTTCGAGCGCCCCGACGGAAAGAACCGATGGGACGCGCCCCTGTTCACCCTCCGCCCGCCCCTTCGTGGACTTTTCGCGCCAGGAGACGTCGACGGAtgggggggtgccgaggggtgccgaggagggGTGCCGGGGTACCGGGACCCCACGCGGGCGGAGACGATGGAGCGAGCCGTCGCTCACATCCGCGGAACGTCCGACGGTTTGGGATCGAACGGGCCGGCCGGTAAGTCGCTCGAgcccaacgccgcgacgcagccgTCGACGCTGCTGTCGGACACGAGGCTCAGGGCGgagatcgacgcgggcgcgcaggacgtggtggacgcgctcgtgaacgcgggcggcg is from Micromonas commoda chromosome 12, complete sequence and encodes:
- a CDS encoding predicted protein; this encodes MTPASGCLVIMCGVPCSGKSTAAAELASALREKGIRVTVVDEPSLHLHRNAGYANGHVEKNTRGLLKATVDRSLHRDGPVVIVDACNGIKGYRYELWCIARQVGARSCVVHCDTPEEDARAWNEARRGSGGSSDDDRAAASTPTSAAEWGGWDAKIFDDLAFRFERPDGKNRWDAPLFTLRP